The Streptomyces sp. RKND-216 genomic sequence GAGCGACAGGTCGGTCGTCAGCATCGTCGGGGCGTGGCTCTTCGACGCGTCGTGGGCGTCGGGCACAGTGCCCGCGCCCGCGCCGTCCTTCGGCCGCCACTGGTTGGCCCCCGCCGGGCTCTGGAACAGCTCCCACTCGTATCCGAACAGGATCTCGAAGAAGCTGTTGTCCCAGGTCGTCGGGGTGTCGGTCCAAATGCCCTCGAGACCGCTGGTGATCGCGTCGGCACCCTTGCCGGTGCCGTGCGTGCTCCGCCATCCGAAGCCCATCTCCTCCATCCCGGCGGCCTCCGGGTCCGGGCCGACCCGGTCCGCCGGGCCCGCACCGTGGGTCTTGCCGAAGGTGTGGCCGCCGGCGATGAGCGCGACCGTCTCCTCGTCGTTCATCGCCATCCGGCGGAACGTCTCACGGATGTCGCGCGCCGCGGCCAGCGGGTCCGGGTTGCCGTTCGGGCCCTCCGGGTTGACGTAGATCAGGCCCATCTGGACCGCGCCCAGCGGGCTCTCCAGATCGCGGTCGCCGGTGTAGCGCTCGTCGCCCAGCCAGGTGGACTCCGGGCCCCAGTACACGTCCTCCTCGGGCTCCCACACGTCCTCGCGTCCGCCGGCGAAGCCGAAGGTCTCGAAGCCCATCGACTCCAGGGCGACGTTGCCCGCGAGAATCATCAGGTCGGCCCACGACAGGGCCTGGCCGTACTTCTTCTTCACCGGCCAGAGCAGGCGGCGCGCCTTGTCCAGGTTGCCGTTGTCCGGCCAGCTGTTCAGCGGCGCGAAGCGCTGCTGACCCGTACCGCCGCCACCGCGCCCGTCGCTGACCCGGTAGGTGCCGGCGCTGTGCCACGCCATCCGGATGAGGAACGGGCCGTAGTGCCCGAAGTCCGCCGGCCACCAGTCGTGCGAGGTCGTCATGACCTCGGTCAGGTCCCGCTTCACGGCGGCGAGGTCGAGACTCTGGAACGCCTCGGCGTAGTCGAAGTCCTCCCCCAGCGGATTCGCGACCGCGGGGTTCTGGGCAAGGATCTTCAGGTTGAGCCGCTCGGGCCACCACTGGCGGTTTCCACCGCCCTGGGTTGGGTGCGGCGCCCGCCCGTGCGCGACCGGACAGCCACCCCCGCCCTCCGTCTTCGCGTCTGTGACGATTGCCTCGTGGTTCTCGGACATGGGAATCCTTCCGGTGCAGGCGGCCCCTGGGCTCCTCGGCTGTCGCCGGACCCGATCCTATGGTGGACGGGGTCCAAGTCAATACACATCCCAGACGCGTACGTCTTCAATTCCTCGACGCGACGCTGCTAGGTTGCGCCCATGAGTGACCTGCTGGGACGGCTTCGAGCACGTGGCTGGCGGATGACCGCTCAACGCCGGGTGGTCGCCGAGGTACTCGACGGCGACCACATCCACCTCACCGCGGACGAGGTACTGTCGCGCGCGACCGCGCGTCTTCCGGAGATCTCCCGCGCCACCGTCTACAACGCGCTCGGCGAACTCGTCTCCCTCGGCGAGGTGCTCGAGGTCGTCGACGGCCGCGCCAAGCGCTACGACCCCAACGCCCGCCCCCACCACCACCTGACCTGCTCGGCCTGCGGCACCATCCGCGACGTCCACCCCGCCGGCGACCCCCTCGACCTCCTCCCCGCCGCCGAACGCCACGGCTTCCAGGTCACCACCGCCGAGATCACCTTCCGCGGCCGCTGCCCCACCTGCACCACCGCCCCCGGCTGACCGCCCCGCGCTCAGCCACCGACCCGCCCCGCATCGACCAGCCGGCCGCGTTCCACCTCCACCAGCACCGGCACGCCGTCCGGCAGCTGCCCCGCGAGGCGGTCGAGCAGACCACCCACCGGGGGCAGCTCGCCGGGGAGACGGACGTGGATGCGCATCGTTCGGGACGTCGTGTCCACCACGGTGACCGACGCGCCCGGCACGTCGGCCAGCCACTGCTCCGCTGCCTGCTTCGCCTTCCCCCGCCAGACGTCGAGCAGAAGGGTGAGTGCGGTGTTCGCCGCCAGCGGCACGAAGACGACGGCGAACAGCAGGGACATGGCGACGTACGCCCGCCGAGCGGGCCGTCCGGTCGCCCGGACCTCGCCGCGACCGTAGCCCAGAGCGGCGAACACCACCATCCCTCCGAAGACCAGCGCGAAAAGGTTGGACAGGAAGAGCACCAGCGCCCCCAGCGCCAACCACCCCTCCAAACGCCCGAGGCACACGCCGGCCACCACCAGCGGCGGCACCAGGGAGATCGCGATCGCGACTCCGGGAAGCACGGCGGCGACGTCCCGCCGCGCGAGGGCCACCGCTCCGGCGAAGCCCGTCGCCAACGCGGCGACCAGATCCATCAGCCCCGGGGACGTCCGCGACGCGACCTGGCTGTTTCCCAGCAGGGCATAGTGATCGGGCAGCACCACGGAGAACACGGCACCGAGCGCGACCACCAGCAGGCAGGCGAACAGCACGAGCCTCGCCGCTCCGTTCCGGCGGCGTTGCACCGATCCCAGAGCGACGCCCATGATCGGCGTCGACAGCGGCGCGATGATCATCGCGCCGATCACGGTTGCCGTCGAGTCCGTGATCACCCCTCCCGCCGCGATGACCCCCGACAGAAACAGCATCGCCCAGAACGCCGACCTCTTGGCCCGGCTGTCCCCGGACGACAGGTCCAGATCCTCTGCCAGCTCCTCCAGAGAACGGCGCTGGGAATCGGGCAACACCCGGGCTCGGACTCCACTGAGCATGCTCTTCGCCTATCACAGCCGGCACCCGCCGGCGCACCTCACGCGGCGCGCAACACGCAGGTTCACCACCATGGCTTCCGAATCACCCCGCGCGTGAACGCGACCGTCGGCGTCCGAGCGCCCTGCCGCCGTCGGGAAGGCCGAAATGCCACCCTCGCGTGCGTGCTCCACCTCGGTAGAGCGACCGCAGCCCGGCTTCGAGCGCGATGCACGAGTCTGGCCGGCCCTGCCGCCCGGCAGCTCACTCCTACTGCACCACGACCGCTAGCGGATCGCTCCGACCGGCTCCGACCGGCGCTGGCCGATGTCCGGGGCTGGCCGGTCGGAGCGAGAACGCCACCGGCGGCCGGAGCCGGAGAAGGCTCGCGGCTTCCCGACCCCTCCATGCCCCCTGCAGCAGAAAACCCCAGGTCAGAGAGGAATCTGACCTGGGGTTCAAGTGAGCCGCCTAGGGGAGTCGAACCCCTGACCTACGCATTACGAGTGCGTCGCTCTGGCCGACTGAGCTAAGGCGGCGTGTGCTCGTGCCATGGTGGCGTGAGCAGCGGGATGAAGTCTACAGGGTTTGCCGGGATGCCCCGGACCGGGGGCACCCCGGGGGTGAGGGGTGTCAGGAGCAGCGCTTGCCCTCGGGCGGCATGTCGCCGTCGACGTAGTAGCGGGTGATCGCCTCGTCGATGCAGCGGCTGCCCTGCATGAAGGCGGTGTGGCCGTCGCCGTCGTAGGTCAGCAGGTCGGCGGTCTTCATCTGGCCGGCGAGGCCCTGGGCCCAGGCGTACGGGGTGGCCGGGTCGCGGGTGGTGCCGACGACGATCATGGGCGCCGCGCCGTTCGCCGCGATGCGGTGCGGCTCGCCCGTGTGCTCGACCTGCCAGTAGGCGCAGTTCAGCGAGGCCCAGGCGAAGGTGCGGCCGAAGACGGGGGACACCTTCTCGAAGGAGGCCACCCCGTCCCTGACCTCTGCCGGGCCGGAGAAGGCCGGCGGGAGGTCGAGGCAGTTCACGGCCGGGTTGGCGAACATGATGTTGCCGTAGGAGCCGTCGGCCGCGCGCTCGTAGTAGGCGTCGGCGAGGGCAAGCAGGCCAGCGCCGTCGCCTTCCATCCCGTCGGCGAGAGCGGCGCGCAGACGCGGCCAGTACACCTGTGTGTACATGGCCTGGATGACGCCCGTGGTGGCCAGCGACTCGGTCAGCGTGCGGGACTCGCCGGTCTCCAGCGGCTTGTCGTCGACCTTTTCGAAGAACGCGCCGAGTTTCTTGCCCGCCTGCCGGGTGGTGCCGTTGCCGAGCGGGCAGTTGCGCCGTTCGACACAGTCCTCGGCGAAGGCGCGGAAGGCGGTGGCGAAGCCGCCCGTCTGCTGCCGGTTGATGTCGACGGCCTCCAGCGAGGGGTCCATCGCGCCGTCGAGCACGAGGCGGCCGGTGCGGGAGGGGAAGAGGCCCGCGTAGGTCGCGCCCAGGTAGGTGCCATAGGAGGCGCCGTAGTAGTACAGCTTCTCGTCGCCCAGGGCGGCGCGCAGGACGTCCATGTCGCGGGCGACGTCGCGGGTGGAGACGTGCGCGAGGAGGCCGCTGGTGCGCTGCTCGCAGCCCTCGGCGAAGTTCTTGTACGCGGTGACCAGCTCGTCGACCTCGCCCGGGTCGTCGGGCGTCTGGTCGGTGCGGGTGTAGCCGTCCATCTCCCGGTCGGAGAGGCACTCGACGGGCTCGCTGCGTCCGACGCCGCGCGGGTCCATGCCGACGATGTCGTAGTTCTCGCGGAGTTCGGGCGGGAAGCCCACGGCAGCGGCCTGCTGCAGGTAGTCGATCGCGGACCCGCCCGGGCCGCCCGGGTTCACCATCAGGGAGCCGACGGGGTCGCCCCCGCCCGGCGCCTTCTTGCGGGACACAGCGAGTTGGAGGTCGGAGCCCGCGGAGGGGTCGTCGTAGTCCAGTGGCACGGTGAGGTTCGCGCACTCGAAGCCGATGGTGCCGCACTCGCCCCACTTCAGGTCCTGCTCGTAGTACGTCTGCAGGACGGCGGGGATCTTCTTCGGCAGGGGACGCAGCGGAGCAGCGTCACCGCCCGGTGGACGGGTGCTGGTGGGCAGCGGCTGCTTGCTCTCCGACTTGTCCGACCCGCCGTCATCCGAGGTGCAGCCGGAGATCAGCAGCGCGGCGCCGACCACGACGGCTGTGGAGGAACGGAGCACACGCCTGAATTCCATGACGAACGTTTCCCTTGGTTGGCGGCGGGTCGCGGGAGCGAACCGGATACGGGTCGATCTTCGGAGCGTATCCGGACAAGTGGTCAGCCCGCGCGCAGCGACATCGCCATGGCCTCCACCGCGAGCAGCGGCGCGACGTTGCGGTCCAGGGCCGTACGGCACTCCAGGATCGCCTCGATGCGGCGCAGCGTCTGCTCGGGCCGGGAGCTCGCGGCGAGCTGCGTGACGGCGTCGCCGGCCTCCTCGTCGGCGAGGGCCGCGGTCGAGCCGAACTGTCTGGCCAGCACGTCGCGGTAGAAGCCGGTCAGGTCGGTGAGGGCCAGGTCGAGGGAGTCGCGCTGGGTGCGGGTCGCACGGCGCTTCTGCCGGTCCTCGAGCTCCTTCATCGCGCCCGCGGTGCCGCGCGGCAGCCGCTTCCCCTCGGAGGCGCCGAGTGCGGTCCGCAGCTCCTCCGTCTCCTTCGCGTCGATCTCTTCCGCGGCCTGCTTGGCGTCCTCGGCTGCGGCGTCGACCAGTTCCTGGGCCGCCTTGAGCGCACCGCCGATGTCCGCGACGCGCTGCGGCAGGCGGAGCACCGCGGCGCGACGGGCGCGGGCCCGCTCGTCGGTCGCGAGGCGGCGCGCCCGGCCGATGTGCCCCTGAGTGGCGCGGGCGGCGGCCGCGGCCGGGCCCGGTTCGACGCCGTCCCGGCGGACCAGCATGTCCGCGACGGCGTCCACCGGCGGCGTACGGAGGGAGAGGGTGCGGCAACGGGAGCGGATGGTGGGCAGGACGTCCTCGGTGGACGGCGCGCACAGCAGCCACACGGTGCGCGACGCGGGCTCCTCGACGGCCTTCAGCAGCACGTTCCCCGCGCCCTCGGTGAGACGGTCGGCGTCCTCCAGCACGATCACCTGCCACCGTCCGCCGGCCGGCGACATCTGGGCGCGGCGCACCAGGTCGCGGGTCTCCTTGACGCCGATGGTGAGCAGGTCGGTTCGGACCACCTCGACGTCGGCGTGCGTGCCGACGAGGGAGGTGTGGCAGCCGTCGCAGAAGCCGCAGCCGGGCTGCCCGCCGAGGGCACGGTCCGGGCTGACGCACTGGAGCGCGGCGGCGAAGGCGCGGGCGGCGGTGGAACGGCCGCAGCCGGGCGGGCCGGTGAACAGCCAGGCGTGCGTCATGGCGGAGCCGGACAGGGCGACCGGCTCGCCGGTTGCCTCCGCGGTGACGTACGCGTCCGCGTCCCGGGCGGCGGCGGCAAGCTGCTCGACGGCCCGCGCCTGGCCGACGACGTCGTCCCAAACGGGCATGTGGGGCCGTCCTCTCCGCGACGTGCGCTGCGCTGTGCGGTTCCCATTGTGCGGGACGCCTGTGACAGCTCCTTGCCGGTGCCGGGAACATGCCCGGTCAGCCGGAACGACGCGCGGCGTCCGGCGGCCGCTTCCGGGGAGGGGAACGGCCGTGGGGGCGAAGGCGGACCCCGTCGGGGGCCACCGAACGGGCTCGTCCGCCCCGCGCCGCCGACGTGCTCTGCGGTTCACCGGCGTGGTGCAGGGTGCTCCCGTGCGTGCTCCCCGCCCGGCGTCCGCCGCGTACCGGTGGGGCGGAAGCGGGCGCGGTGTGCCACCGCTGCGGCCGCCGCGTCAGCGGTCGCCCCGGTCCTCGTCCTCGTCGCGCGAGCCGAGCAACTCGTCCGCGAGCGTCGGCATGTCGTCCAGCGGGGTCTCCTCCGCCCACTCGCGGCGCCGGCGGCGGCCCTTCCGCCCGCCGTTCTCCTGGCCGGACTCGTCCTCGACGCGCGGCATCTCCCGGGTGCGTTCGACCTGGGGGACCTCCGCGGTCTCCTCGTCCGGCGAGACGGCGGGGAGGACGGTTGTCTCGTCCTCGGCCGGCGCATCGGCCCCGGGCAGCTGCTGCGGGAGCTGGGTCGTCTCCTCGCTGTCCGGGTCGCCTTCGTGGGCCGGCCCGGACGCGGTGTCCTTGCGCATGTCGATACGCGGCATCGGGGCGGTCTCGGCGGCGTCCTCGCGGCGGGTGGATTCGGCCTCCCGTGCCTGCTCCGCCCGCATCAGCGACTCCTCCGCCTTGCGCTGCTTCTCCAGGCGGCGCTCCTCGGCCTCGGCACGGAGGCGGGTCTCCTCCTCCGCGAGCCGGCGACGGCGTTCCTCCTCCTCGCGGCGGGTGCGCTCCTCCGCCTCGCGGCGTTCGCGCTCCTCCTCCGCGCGACGGCGCTGCTCCTCGGCACGCCGCCGCGCCTCCGCCGCGCGGCGGGCCTCCTCCTGCTGCCGCTCCTGCTCCTCCTGGCGGCGCTTCTCCTCCGCCTCGGCCTCCCGGAGCCTGCGCAACTGCTCCTGCCGCTCCCGCTCCTGGCGCTCCTCCTCGGCCTTTCGGGCGGCCTCCTCCTCGGCGCGGCGGCGGGCCTCCTCCTCGGCCGCCCTGCGGGCGTCCTCGCGGGCCTGCACCTCCTGCTCGGAGAGCGGCAGCACCTGGTCCAGCCGGTGACGTACGACGGTGGTGACGGCCTCGGGCTCCTGACCGGCATCGACGACGACGTACCGGGCGGGGTCGGCAGCGGCCAGCGACAGGAAGCCGGAGCGGACGCGCTGGTGGAAGGCGTCCGGCTCGGACTCCAGCCGGTCCGGGGCCTCGGTGAAGCGTTCCCGCGCGGTCTGCGGCGAGATGTCGAGCAGGACGGTCAGGTGGGGCACCAGACCGTCCGTGGCCCAGCGGGAGATCCGTGCGATCTCGGTGGGCGAGAGGTCCCGTCCGGCGCCCTGGTAGGCGACGGAGGAGTCGATGTAGCGGTCGGAGAGGACGACGGCCCCGCGTTCGAGCGCGGGCCGGACGACGGTGTCGACGTGTTCGGCCCGGTCCGCCGCGTAGAGCAGTGCCTCGGCGCGGTCGGAGAGACCGGCGGAGGAGACGTCGAGCAGGATCGCGCGGAGCCGCTTGCCGATGGGAGTGGCGCCCGGCTCGCGGGTCACCACGACCTCGTGGCCCTTGCCGCGTATCCACTCCGCCAGCGCTTCGACCTGGGTCGACTTGCCGGCGCCGTCGCCGCCCTCGACGGCGATGAAGAAGCCGCGCGCGGCGGGCGCCTGGGTCGGCTGGGCACCGCGCAGGGCTTCCCGCAGGTCGCGGCGGAGCGGCACGCCGTGGCGGTCGTCGGTGCGGCCGAGCACGACGGCGGCGACCGGCAGCAGCAGGGCGCCGGCGAGCATCAGCACGAACGCGGCGCCGTCGTGCTCGAAGACGAAGTCGGCGGCCTGCACGCGGTGCGGGCCGATGAACGCGGCCAGCACGGGTGCGACGACCGCGGCCAGCGCCACCGTGACGCGGACGACGGCCTGAAGGTGCGCGGTGAGTCGGGCGCGGCGGGGCTCCTCGGTCTCCTGGTCCAGCAGGGTGTGGCCGGTGTGCGCGGCGACGCCCGCGGCGAGGCCGGAGAGCAGAGCCAGGCCGAGCATCGTCGCGGTGTCCGGCGTGAGGCCCGTCGCGAGCAGCGCCACGCCGGTGACGGCGACGGCGACGGCGAACAGGCGGCGGCGGGACAGGGCGGACAGCACGCGTGGGGCGAGCCGGATGCCGAAGGCGGTGCCGCCGGTGAGCGCGAGCACCAGCAGGCCGAACGCCACCGGGCCGCCGCCCAGGCTGGCGGCTTCCAGCGCGGCCACGGAGACGGCTGCGCCGATGGCGCCGGCGATCGCCGCGCAGCCGAGGACGAGCAGGGGGACCGCGCCCGTGCGGCCCTTCTCCCGGGCGTCGTCCCTGCGCGGGCGGCGCAGGCCCTGGAGGGGCGAACGGGGGCGCGCCGTCGCGGAGTCGGGAAGTTCGAGGAAGGCCAGGACGGACAGCGAACCGGCGAAGAGACCGGCCGCGACGTACCCGGCGAGCGCTGCCTGGTGGGTGGTGAACCAGCCGATGCCGGAACCGAGCAGATTGGAGACGAGCGTGATCACCACCAGCCCAGCGGCGGCGATGGGGAAGGCGACGAAGCCGGTGCGCGTCCACAGGCGGCGCAGCGCGTCGGCGTGGTCGGGCAGCGGGCGCACGGCGGCGCCCTCCGGCGGGGGCGCAGGCAGCAGCGCGGGAGCGGTGCTGTCCTTGGCCACGGCGAACACGCGCTCCGCGGCGCCGGTGACGAAGACGGTCGCCAGGATCGCGACGAAGGCGGTCCTCGGCACCCAGTCGTTCCACAGCGGGGCGATGATCAGCACGACCGCACGCAGCCCGTCGGCGACCATCATCGTCCAGCGCCGGTCCAGGGGGCCGCCGGAGGCGGTGAGCGAAGAGAGCGGACCAAGCAGCACGGCGCCGAAGAGCAGGGTGGCCAGCAGGCGTGCCCCGAAAACGGCGGCCACGACGAAGGCGACCCCGCGGTAGCCGCCGCCGAAGACCGGGTCGCCGCCGACGACGGGGGCGATCGCGGCGGCCTTGAGTGCGAGCAGC encodes the following:
- the katG gene encoding catalase/peroxidase HPI, whose product is MSENHEAIVTDAKTEGGGGCPVAHGRAPHPTQGGGNRQWWPERLNLKILAQNPAVANPLGEDFDYAEAFQSLDLAAVKRDLTEVMTTSHDWWPADFGHYGPFLIRMAWHSAGTYRVSDGRGGGGTGQQRFAPLNSWPDNGNLDKARRLLWPVKKKYGQALSWADLMILAGNVALESMGFETFGFAGGREDVWEPEEDVYWGPESTWLGDERYTGDRDLESPLGAVQMGLIYVNPEGPNGNPDPLAAARDIRETFRRMAMNDEETVALIAGGHTFGKTHGAGPADRVGPDPEAAGMEEMGFGWRSTHGTGKGADAITSGLEGIWTDTPTTWDNSFFEILFGYEWELFQSPAGANQWRPKDGAGAGTVPDAHDASKSHAPTMLTTDLSLRFDPVYEPISRRFKENPQEFADAFARAWFKLTHRDMGPVQRYLGPEVPSETLVWQDPVPAVTHALVDAEDVAALKGKVLDSGLTVSQLVATAWASAASFRGSDMRGGGNGARIRLEPQRGWEVNDPEQLSTVLGTLEEIQQSFNAAQSGGKQISLADLIVLAGCAGVEKAAKDAGHDVRVPFTPGRSDATQEQTDIDSFAEMEPAADGFRNYQGKANRQLPAEYLLIDRANLLTLSAPEMTVLVGGLRVLGANHGQSQHGVFTGTPGRLTNDFFVNLLDLGTEWKATSEDQREFEGRDAASGKVRWTGTRADLVFGSNSELRALAEVYASDDANEKFVTDFVAAWDKVMNLDRFDLA
- a CDS encoding transcriptional repressor; amino-acid sequence: MSDLLGRLRARGWRMTAQRRVVAEVLDGDHIHLTADEVLSRATARLPEISRATVYNALGELVSLGEVLEVVDGRAKRYDPNARPHHHLTCSACGTIRDVHPAGDPLDLLPAAERHGFQVTTAEITFRGRCPTCTTAPG
- a CDS encoding TIGR00341 family protein, which produces MLPDSQRRSLEELAEDLDLSSGDSRAKRSAFWAMLFLSGVIAAGGVITDSTATVIGAMIIAPLSTPIMGVALGSVQRRRNGAARLVLFACLLVVALGAVFSVVLPDHYALLGNSQVASRTSPGLMDLVAALATGFAGAVALARRDVAAVLPGVAIAISLVPPLVVAGVCLGRLEGWLALGALVLFLSNLFALVFGGMVVFAALGYGRGEVRATGRPARRAYVAMSLLFAVVFVPLAANTALTLLLDVWRGKAKQAAEQWLADVPGASVTVVDTTSRTMRIHVRLPGELPPVGGLLDRLAGQLPDGVPVLVEVERGRLVDAGRVGG
- a CDS encoding alpha/beta hydrolase, with protein sequence MEFRRVLRSSTAVVVGAALLISGCTSDDGGSDKSESKQPLPTSTRPPGGDAAPLRPLPKKIPAVLQTYYEQDLKWGECGTIGFECANLTVPLDYDDPSAGSDLQLAVSRKKAPGGGDPVGSLMVNPGGPGGSAIDYLQQAAAVGFPPELRENYDIVGMDPRGVGRSEPVECLSDREMDGYTRTDQTPDDPGEVDELVTAYKNFAEGCEQRTSGLLAHVSTRDVARDMDVLRAALGDEKLYYYGASYGTYLGATYAGLFPSRTGRLVLDGAMDPSLEAVDINRQQTGGFATAFRAFAEDCVERRNCPLGNGTTRQAGKKLGAFFEKVDDKPLETGESRTLTESLATTGVIQAMYTQVYWPRLRAALADGMEGDGAGLLALADAYYERAADGSYGNIMFANPAVNCLDLPPAFSGPAEVRDGVASFEKVSPVFGRTFAWASLNCAYWQVEHTGEPHRIAANGAAPMIVVGTTRDPATPYAWAQGLAGQMKTADLLTYDGDGHTAFMQGSRCIDEAITRYYVDGDMPPEGKRCS
- a CDS encoding DNA polymerase III subunit delta', with amino-acid sequence MPVWDDVVGQARAVEQLAAAARDADAYVTAEATGEPVALSGSAMTHAWLFTGPPGCGRSTAARAFAAALQCVSPDRALGGQPGCGFCDGCHTSLVGTHADVEVVRTDLLTIGVKETRDLVRRAQMSPAGGRWQVIVLEDADRLTEGAGNVLLKAVEEPASRTVWLLCAPSTEDVLPTIRSRCRTLSLRTPPVDAVADMLVRRDGVEPGPAAAAARATQGHIGRARRLATDERARARRAAVLRLPQRVADIGGALKAAQELVDAAAEDAKQAAEEIDAKETEELRTALGASEGKRLPRGTAGAMKELEDRQKRRATRTQRDSLDLALTDLTGFYRDVLARQFGSTAALADEEAGDAVTQLAASSRPEQTLRRIEAILECRTALDRNVAPLLAVEAMAMSLRAG
- the tmk gene encoding dTMP kinase — protein: MTRSEQPTGVDTDNSAADDALAADSRERAVGALLRYGPLRRLWSAQFTGGVADVLGLLVLLLLALKAAAIAPVVGGDPVFGGGYRGVAFVVAAVFGARLLATLLFGAVLLGPLSSLTASGGPLDRRWTMMVADGLRAVVLIIAPLWNDWVPRTAFVAILATVFVTGAAERVFAVAKDSTAPALLPAPPPEGAAVRPLPDHADALRRLWTRTGFVAFPIAAAGLVVITLVSNLLGSGIGWFTTHQAALAGYVAAGLFAGSLSVLAFLELPDSATARPRSPLQGLRRPRRDDAREKGRTGAVPLLVLGCAAIAGAIGAAVSVAALEAASLGGGPVAFGLLVLALTGGTAFGIRLAPRVLSALSRRRLFAVAVAVTGVALLATGLTPDTATMLGLALLSGLAAGVAAHTGHTLLDQETEEPRRARLTAHLQAVVRVTVALAAVVAPVLAAFIGPHRVQAADFVFEHDGAAFVLMLAGALLLPVAAVVLGRTDDRHGVPLRRDLREALRGAQPTQAPAARGFFIAVEGGDGAGKSTQVEALAEWIRGKGHEVVVTREPGATPIGKRLRAILLDVSSAGLSDRAEALLYAADRAEHVDTVVRPALERGAVVLSDRYIDSSVAYQGAGRDLSPTEIARISRWATDGLVPHLTVLLDISPQTARERFTEAPDRLESEPDAFHQRVRSGFLSLAAADPARYVVVDAGQEPEAVTTVVRHRLDQVLPLSEQEVQAREDARRAAEEEARRRAEEEAARKAEEERQERERQEQLRRLREAEAEEKRRQEEQERQQEEARRAAEARRRAEEQRRRAEEERERREAEERTRREEEERRRRLAEEETRLRAEAEERRLEKQRKAEESLMRAEQAREAESTRREDAAETAPMPRIDMRKDTASGPAHEGDPDSEETTQLPQQLPGADAPAEDETTVLPAVSPDEETAEVPQVERTREMPRVEDESGQENGGRKGRRRRREWAEETPLDDMPTLADELLGSRDEDEDRGDR